In one Oscillospiraceae bacterium genomic region, the following are encoded:
- a CDS encoding AsnC family transcriptional regulator, translated as MKISTKGRYALRLMLDLAVNSRGNAVPLRDVAERQEISDKYLEQIVTQLSRAGLVRSVRGAGGGYLLTRVPEEYAVGEILRVLEGKLAPVSCADGAACCARADRCVTLEVWQQIQAAVSGVVDNITLADLVRRFYEKCPDEVKAE; from the coding sequence GTGAAAATTTCCACAAAGGGCCGCTACGCGCTGCGGCTGATGCTGGATCTGGCCGTAAACAGCCGGGGGAACGCCGTCCCTCTGCGGGACGTGGCCGAGCGGCAGGAGATTTCGGACAAGTATCTGGAGCAGATCGTCACCCAGCTCTCCCGGGCCGGGCTGGTGCGCAGCGTGCGGGGCGCGGGGGGCGGCTACCTGCTCACCCGTGTGCCGGAGGAGTACGCCGTGGGGGAGATCCTGCGGGTGCTGGAGGGCAAGCTGGCCCCGGTGAGCTGCGCCGACGGCGCGGCCTGCTGCGCCCGGGCCGACCGCTGCGTCACCCTGGAGGTGTGGCAGCAGATCCAGGCCGCCGTCTCCGGCGTGGTGGACAACATCACCCTGGCGGATCTGGTCCGGCGCTTTTATGAGAAGTGCCCGGACGAGGTAAAAGCGGAATAA
- a CDS encoding ABC transporter substrate-binding protein, giving the protein MKKRILSLLLALALTASLAACTQAPAAQSPSPAPAPQSEAPAPTPEAEAGTVSFTDSCGRTVELPAQIDRIAPSGPMAQIVLFALAPEKFVGIASKWSAETEQFIQTEYYNLPVLGQLYGSSAGELNLETLAAAAPQVIIDIGEPKKSIVEDMDAITEQLGIPAVHIDAYTASMGDTYRMLGQLLGKSTQAAALADYCDGVYADTLALMDKVGADRANVLYISGDQGLNVIARDSYHAEVLDLMTNNLAVVDAPSSKGTGNEVDMEQILLWNPDVLLFAPQSVYAAVGGDPTWQELDAVKSGSYYEVPFGPYNWMGFPPSVNRYMGMLWLSALLYPEQSGVDLYAEAQRYYELFYHCQITREQYDALTANSVGKLG; this is encoded by the coding sequence ATGAAAAAGAGGATTTTGTCCCTGCTGCTGGCCCTGGCGCTGACGGCCTCCCTGGCGGCCTGCACCCAGGCCCCGGCGGCCCAGAGCCCCAGCCCCGCCCCCGCGCCCCAGAGCGAGGCGCCCGCCCCCACGCCGGAGGCCGAGGCCGGGACGGTCAGCTTCACCGACTCCTGCGGCCGCACGGTGGAGCTGCCCGCCCAGATCGACCGCATCGCCCCCTCGGGGCCCATGGCCCAGATCGTGCTCTTCGCCCTGGCGCCGGAGAAGTTCGTGGGCATCGCGTCCAAGTGGTCGGCTGAGACCGAGCAGTTTATCCAGACGGAGTACTACAACCTGCCCGTGCTGGGCCAGCTCTACGGCTCCAGCGCCGGGGAGCTGAACCTGGAGACCCTGGCCGCCGCCGCCCCCCAGGTGATCATCGACATTGGGGAGCCCAAGAAGTCCATCGTGGAGGACATGGACGCCATCACCGAGCAGCTGGGCATCCCCGCCGTGCACATCGACGCCTACACCGCCTCCATGGGGGACACCTACCGTATGCTGGGCCAGCTGCTGGGCAAGTCCACGCAGGCCGCCGCGCTGGCGGACTACTGCGACGGTGTGTACGCCGACACCCTGGCGCTGATGGACAAGGTGGGGGCGGACAGGGCCAACGTCCTCTACATCTCCGGGGACCAGGGCCTCAACGTCATCGCCCGGGACTCCTACCACGCCGAGGTGCTGGATCTGATGACCAACAACCTGGCCGTGGTGGACGCCCCCTCCTCCAAGGGCACGGGCAACGAGGTGGATATGGAGCAGATCCTGCTGTGGAATCCCGACGTGCTGCTCTTCGCGCCCCAGAGCGTCTACGCGGCGGTGGGCGGGGACCCCACCTGGCAGGAGCTGGACGCCGTCAAGAGCGGCAGCTATTACGAGGTGCCCTTCGGACCCTATAACTGGATGGGCTTCCCGCCGTCGGTGAACCGCTACATGGGGATGCTGTGGCTCTCCGCCCTGCTCTACCCGGAGCAGTCCGGCGTGGATCTGTACGCGGAGGCCCAGCGGTACTACGAGCTGTTCTACCACTGTCAGATCACCCGGGAGCAGTACGACGCCCTCACCGCCAACTCTGTCGGCAAGCTGGGATAG
- a CDS encoding ABC transporter: MSVEVKNLSFSYGARPVLQDVSFSVGKGRLLSVLGPNGVGKSTLFRCILGLAKGYTGEILVDGDPAARLGARELARRVAYIPQSNYPAFNYTVFDMVLMGTTARGGPFSAPGRAQEAAALEALERVGAAGLAGRSYTRLSGGERQMVLVARALAQRSPVLLMDEPTANLDYGNQVRVLTKVRRLAEEGYTIVQSTHNPEQSYLFSHEILAMKDGRVLAHGAPGEVLTAGLIRQLYGIDVEVERLRGDRMRVCVPRDIL; this comes from the coding sequence ATGAGTGTTGAGGTCAAAAACCTGTCCTTCTCCTACGGGGCGCGCCCCGTGCTGCAGGACGTGTCCTTCTCGGTGGGCAAGGGCAGGCTGCTCTCCGTCCTGGGCCCCAACGGGGTGGGGAAGAGCACCCTGTTCCGCTGTATCCTGGGGCTGGCGAAGGGCTACACGGGGGAGATTCTGGTGGACGGTGACCCGGCGGCGCGCCTGGGGGCCAGGGAGCTGGCCCGCCGGGTGGCCTACATCCCCCAGTCCAACTACCCCGCCTTCAACTACACCGTATTCGACATGGTGCTCATGGGCACCACCGCCCGGGGCGGGCCCTTCTCCGCCCCGGGCCGGGCGCAGGAGGCGGCCGCGCTGGAGGCGCTGGAGCGGGTGGGGGCGGCGGGGCTGGCCGGGCGGAGCTACACCCGCCTGTCCGGCGGGGAGCGGCAGATGGTGCTGGTGGCCCGGGCCCTGGCCCAGCGCTCCCCGGTGCTGCTGATGGACGAGCCGACGGCCAACCTGGACTACGGCAACCAGGTGCGGGTGCTCACAAAGGTGCGGCGGCTGGCGGAGGAGGGATACACCATCGTGCAGTCCACCCACAACCCGGAACAGTCCTACCTGTTCTCCCATGAGATCCTGGCCATGAAGGACGGCCGGGTGCTGGCCCACGGCGCGCCGGGGGAGGTGCTCACCGCCGGACTTATCCGGCAGCTTTACGGCATCGACGTGGAGGTGGAGCGCCTGCGGGGAGACAGGATGCGGGTGTGCGTTCCCAGAGACATTCTGTGA
- a CDS encoding iron ABC transporter permease: MLGLLIALAAAVVVSFALGRYPVPPRELVCIPLSRLFPIEPFWSTTMEKVFFNVRLPRILLACLVGCSLAGAGCAYQCIFQNPMASPDILGATKGSAFGASLAILAGLGSRWTVVASFCFGVGTVALVWLVSAKAKGKRVMSLILAGIIVSSLFEAGISYLKLVADPDEQLPKITYWLMGSLAGTVMEDVAFVVLPMAAGLVILLLLRWQLGVLTMGDEEARAMGVNAALVRPVILLAATLLTASSVAVCGAIGWVGLVVPHICRRLVGSGSRYLMPASMLFGALFLLLADDISRNLYATELPIGILTAFVGAPFFLYLMMRGGEST; encoded by the coding sequence GTGCTGGGACTGCTGATCGCCCTGGCTGCCGCCGTGGTGGTCTCCTTCGCCCTGGGGCGCTACCCGGTGCCCCCCAGGGAGCTGGTTTGCATCCCCCTGTCCCGGCTTTTCCCCATCGAGCCCTTCTGGAGCACCACCATGGAGAAAGTCTTTTTCAACGTCCGCCTGCCCCGCATCCTGCTGGCCTGCCTGGTGGGGTGCTCCCTGGCGGGGGCGGGCTGCGCCTACCAGTGCATATTCCAGAACCCCATGGCCTCCCCCGACATCCTGGGGGCCACCAAAGGCAGCGCCTTCGGCGCATCCCTGGCCATTTTGGCCGGGCTGGGCAGCCGCTGGACCGTCGTGGCCTCCTTCTGCTTCGGTGTGGGGACGGTGGCCCTGGTGTGGCTGGTGAGCGCCAAGGCCAAGGGCAAGCGGGTCATGAGTCTTATCCTGGCCGGAATCATCGTCAGCTCCCTGTTCGAGGCGGGCATCTCCTACCTCAAGCTGGTGGCCGACCCGGACGAGCAGCTGCCCAAGATCACCTACTGGCTGATGGGCAGCCTTGCGGGCACCGTTATGGAGGACGTGGCCTTCGTGGTGCTGCCCATGGCCGCGGGGCTCGTAATCCTGCTGCTGCTGCGGTGGCAGCTGGGCGTGCTCACCATGGGGGACGAGGAAGCCCGGGCCATGGGGGTGAACGCGGCCCTGGTGCGCCCCGTCATCCTCCTGGCCGCCACCCTGCTCACCGCGTCCAGCGTGGCGGTGTGCGGGGCCATCGGCTGGGTGGGCCTGGTGGTGCCCCATATCTGCCGCCGCCTGGTGGGCAGCGGCAGCCGATACCTCATGCCCGCCTCCATGCTCTTCGGGGCCCTCTTCCTGCTCCTGGCGGACGACATCTCCCGCAACCTCTACGCCACCGAGCTGCCCATCGGCATTCTCACCGCCTTTGTGGGCGCCCCCTTCTTCCTCTACCTGATGATGCGGGGAGGGGAGAGCACATGA
- a CDS encoding cysteine synthase A gives MNVIHALTDLIGNTPLLALERWAPAYNILAKLERANPLGSAKDRAAWYMILDAEERGLLQPGGTIVEPTSGNTGVGLAYIGAIRGYKVVLTMPETMSAERRALLAALGAELVLTPGGEGMQGAIAKAEALAAQRPGAWMPDQFNNPANARAHYETTGREIWRDTDGLVDIFVATVGSGGTLTGAGRYLKEKNPDVRVVAVEPAESPVLSGGKPGPHKIQGIGAGFVPGVLDMGLVDEVLTVTGAEAYRAARELAGTEGVLCGVSSGAAAAAAGKLAARPEYAGRRIVTVLPDTGERYLSTDLFC, from the coding sequence ATGAACGTCATCCACGCGCTGACCGATCTCATCGGCAATACGCCGCTGCTGGCCCTGGAGCGCTGGGCCCCGGCGTACAACATCCTGGCCAAGCTGGAGCGGGCCAACCCCCTGGGCTCGGCCAAGGACCGGGCGGCCTGGTACATGATCCTGGACGCAGAGGAGCGGGGGCTCTTGCAGCCCGGCGGCACCATCGTGGAGCCCACCAGCGGCAACACCGGGGTGGGCCTGGCCTACATCGGGGCCATCCGGGGCTACAAGGTGGTGCTCACCATGCCCGAGACCATGAGCGCCGAGCGGCGCGCCCTCCTGGCCGCCCTGGGGGCGGAGCTGGTGCTCACCCCCGGCGGGGAGGGGATGCAGGGGGCCATCGCCAAGGCGGAGGCGCTGGCGGCGCAGCGCCCCGGCGCGTGGATGCCCGACCAGTTCAACAACCCCGCCAACGCCAGGGCCCACTACGAGACCACGGGCCGGGAGATCTGGCGGGACACCGACGGGCTGGTGGATATTTTCGTGGCCACCGTGGGCTCCGGCGGCACCCTCACCGGCGCGGGCCGCTATTTAAAGGAGAAGAACCCGGACGTCCGGGTGGTGGCGGTGGAGCCCGCCGAGTCCCCGGTGCTCTCCGGGGGCAAGCCGGGGCCCCACAAGATCCAGGGCATCGGCGCGGGCTTCGTGCCCGGCGTGCTGGACATGGGCCTCGTCGACGAGGTGCTCACCGTGACCGGGGCGGAGGCCTACCGGGCCGCCCGGGAGCTGGCCGGGACGGAGGGGGTGCTCTGCGGGGTGTCTTCCGGCGCGGCGGCGGCCGCCGCCGGGAAGCTGGCCGCGCGGCCGGAGTACGCGGGCAGGCGCATCGTCACCGTGCTGCCCGACACAGGGGAGCGCTACCTCTCCACCGACCTATTTTGCTGA
- a CDS encoding lipoprotein, whose amino-acid sequence MKKLVSLLLTGVLAAGLLAGCSGNTGASATPTPAPQSQAPAPESQAPASETPLAGTTVKVGATPAPHAEILEVVKEILAQQGVTLDIVEFNDYILPNNAVEDGSLDANYFQHVTYMNEFNAENGTHLAGVADVHYEPFGLYAGKTASLDALADGAQIAVPNDTTNEARALLLLQDNGLITLKEGAGLTATKADIAENPKNLDIVELEASQLPVRLADVDLAVINGNYAIDAGLKVTDALAVEAADSDAGTAYVNVLTVKEGRENDPAIQALVAALTSDEVREFINSTYEGAVVPVF is encoded by the coding sequence ATGAAAAAGCTCGTCTCTTTGCTCCTGACCGGCGTTTTGGCCGCCGGCCTGCTGGCCGGCTGCTCCGGCAACACCGGCGCCTCCGCCACCCCCACCCCCGCGCCCCAGTCCCAGGCGCCCGCCCCGGAGAGCCAGGCCCCCGCCTCCGAGACCCCCCTGGCCGGCACCACCGTCAAGGTGGGCGCCACCCCCGCCCCCCACGCCGAGATCCTGGAGGTGGTGAAGGAGATCCTGGCCCAGCAGGGCGTCACCCTGGACATCGTGGAGTTCAACGACTACATCCTGCCCAACAACGCCGTGGAGGACGGCTCCTTGGACGCCAACTACTTCCAGCACGTGACCTACATGAACGAGTTTAACGCCGAGAACGGCACCCACCTGGCCGGCGTGGCCGACGTGCACTACGAGCCCTTCGGCCTCTACGCCGGCAAGACCGCCAGCTTGGACGCGCTGGCCGACGGCGCCCAGATCGCCGTGCCCAACGACACCACCAACGAGGCCCGCGCGCTGCTGCTGCTCCAGGACAACGGCCTCATCACCCTGAAGGAGGGCGCCGGCCTCACCGCCACCAAGGCCGACATCGCCGAGAACCCGAAGAACCTGGACATCGTGGAGCTTGAGGCCAGCCAGCTGCCCGTGCGCCTGGCCGACGTGGACCTGGCCGTCATCAACGGCAACTACGCCATCGACGCGGGCCTGAAGGTCACCGACGCCCTGGCCGTGGAGGCCGCCGACTCCGACGCCGGCACCGCCTACGTCAACGTGCTCACCGTCAAGGAGGGCCGGGAGAACGACCCCGCCATTCAGGCCCTGGTGGCCGCGCTGACCAGCGACGAGGTGCGCGAGTTCATCAACAGCACCTACGAGGGCGCCGTAGTCCCTGTCTTTTAA
- a CDS encoding methionine ABC transporter permease, with translation MTSMYSMIVMRDPNVADQIQRLIDGVPFAVWETVYTTVVATFFAYLIGLPLGVLLVAGEQGGVRPLPRTVMSVLNVAVNLLRSVPFLILMVLVIPLSRLILGTSIGTVATIIPLIVAAFPFVARLVESSLRELDKGVVEAAQAMGASPFQIIRKVMIPECLPSLISGFTTAFITILSYGAMSGAIGGGGLGSMALNLGYQRQKTVVLWGAVIVLVILVQIFQSIGTYLSVKLDKRLAGKAGGRRARKAEKAGIQ, from the coding sequence ATGACCAGCATGTATAGTATGATCGTCATGCGGGATCCCAACGTGGCCGACCAGATCCAGCGCCTCATCGACGGCGTGCCCTTTGCCGTGTGGGAGACCGTGTACACCACGGTGGTCGCCACCTTCTTCGCCTACCTCATCGGCCTGCCCCTGGGCGTGCTGCTGGTGGCGGGGGAGCAGGGCGGCGTGCGCCCCCTGCCCCGGACCGTCATGAGCGTGCTCAACGTGGCGGTCAACCTGCTGCGCTCGGTGCCCTTCCTGATTCTGATGGTGCTGGTCATCCCCCTGTCCCGCCTGATCCTGGGCACCAGCATCGGCACCGTGGCCACCATCATCCCCCTGATCGTGGCCGCGTTCCCCTTCGTGGCCCGGCTGGTGGAGTCCTCCCTGCGGGAGCTGGACAAGGGCGTGGTGGAGGCGGCCCAGGCCATGGGGGCCTCCCCCTTCCAGATCATCCGCAAGGTGATGATCCCCGAGTGCCTGCCCTCCCTGATCTCCGGCTTCACCACCGCCTTCATCACCATCCTCAGCTACGGCGCCATGTCGGGCGCCATCGGCGGCGGCGGCCTGGGCTCCATGGCCCTCAACCTGGGCTACCAGCGGCAGAAGACCGTGGTGCTCTGGGGCGCGGTGATTGTGCTGGTGATCCTGGTGCAGATCTTCCAGTCCATCGGCACCTACCTGTCCGTCAAGCTGGATAAGCGGCTGGCCGGGAAGGCCGGGGGACGGCGGGCGCGGAAGGCCGAAAAAGCCGGAATTCAGTAG
- a CDS encoding methionine import ATP-binding protein MetN, which translates to MIELKHLTKTFSTSDGTFQALDDVNLTVSDGDIFGIVGMSGAGKSTLVRCINLLERPTAGQVVIDGEDMTALPAGALLAKRRSISMIFQQFNLLMQRTCLNNVCFPLEIAGVQSAQAKKRAMELLETVGLPDKANSYPAQLSGGQKQRVAIARALASDPKVLLCDEATSALDPTTTRSILRLIQDINRRLGITVIVITHEMAVVEEICSHVAILDRGHMVETGTVEEIFSNPRTEAGRRLVYPEGAKIDQFPAARVVRVVFNGGSSYEPLIATLAIDCGVKVNILGADTRNIDGKAFGSMLLGLPEDPAEAARALAYIRAQADVTAEEVHDYDQHV; encoded by the coding sequence GTGATCGAACTCAAACATCTGACAAAGACCTTCTCCACGTCGGACGGGACCTTTCAGGCCCTGGACGACGTCAACCTGACCGTGTCCGACGGGGACATCTTCGGCATTGTGGGCATGAGCGGCGCGGGCAAGTCCACCCTGGTGCGCTGCATCAACCTGCTGGAGCGGCCCACCGCGGGCCAGGTGGTCATCGACGGGGAGGACATGACCGCCCTGCCCGCCGGGGCCCTGCTGGCAAAGCGGCGCTCCATCAGCATGATTTTTCAGCAGTTCAACCTGCTCATGCAGCGCACCTGCCTGAATAACGTGTGCTTCCCCCTGGAGATCGCCGGGGTGCAGTCCGCCCAGGCGAAGAAGCGGGCCATGGAGCTGCTGGAGACCGTGGGCCTGCCCGACAAGGCCAATTCCTACCCCGCCCAGCTCTCCGGCGGGCAGAAGCAGCGCGTCGCCATCGCCCGGGCATTGGCCTCCGACCCCAAGGTGCTGCTGTGCGACGAGGCCACCTCCGCCCTGGACCCCACCACCACCCGCTCCATCCTGCGCCTTATCCAGGACATCAACCGCCGCCTGGGTATCACCGTCATCGTCATCACCCATGAGATGGCGGTGGTGGAGGAGATCTGCTCCCACGTGGCCATTCTGGACCGCGGCCATATGGTGGAGACCGGCACGGTGGAGGAGATCTTCTCCAATCCCCGGACCGAGGCGGGTCGCAGGCTGGTCTACCCCGAGGGGGCCAAGATCGACCAGTTCCCCGCCGCCCGGGTCGTGCGGGTGGTCTTTAACGGCGGCTCGTCCTACGAGCCGCTGATCGCCACCCTGGCCATCGACTGCGGGGTGAAGGTGAACATACTGGGGGCCGACACCCGCAATATTGACGGCAAGGCATTCGGCTCCATGCTTTTGGGCCTGCCCGAGGACCCGGCGGAGGCCGCCCGCGCCCTGGCCTACATCCGCGCCCAGGCCGACGTAACCGCAGAGGAGGTGCACGACTATGACCAGCATGTATAG
- a CDS encoding iron-sulfur cluster assembly scaffold protein, with protein MYSEKVMDHFSNPRNVGEVEDPNAVGQVGNPKCGDIMKITMKIEDGVIEDVKFKTFGCGAAVATSSMATELVKGKTVEEALALTNSAVAEALDGLPSQKLHCSVLAEEAIKSAISDYYVRQGIDPLPIVGCDCNCECCGHEH; from the coding sequence ATGTATTCTGAAAAGGTAATGGACCACTTCTCCAACCCCCGTAACGTGGGCGAGGTGGAGGATCCCAACGCCGTGGGCCAGGTGGGCAACCCCAAGTGCGGCGATATTATGAAGATCACCATGAAGATCGAGGACGGCGTCATCGAGGACGTGAAGTTCAAGACCTTCGGCTGCGGCGCGGCGGTGGCCACCAGCTCCATGGCCACCGAGCTGGTGAAGGGCAAGACCGTGGAGGAGGCGCTGGCGCTGACCAACTCCGCCGTGGCCGAGGCCCTGGACGGCCTGCCCTCGCAGAAGCTCCACTGCTCCGTGCTGGCGGAGGAGGCCATCAAGTCCGCCATTTCGGACTACTATGTGCGCCAGGGCATCGACCCGCTGCCCATCGTGGGCTGCGATTGTAATTGTGAGTGCTGCGGACACGAGCACTAG
- the iscS gene encoding cysteine desulfurase IscS, with product MPKFVYADHAATTALSDTALRAMTPYFQQQYGNPSSLYRFAQDAKAELERARADVAACLNARPEEIFFTSGGTEADNWAVRGVLEARAKKGRHVISSAIEHHAILHTLQYLEKQGLCEVSWIPVDGEGRVDPAAVRAALRPDTVLISVMAANNEIGTIEPVAEIGAIAREAGVLFHTDAVQAVGHIPVDVEAWNCDLLSLSAHKFHGPRGVGALYVRKPLRLPPLIHGGGQEKGRRSGTENLAGIIGMAAALREAVEQMDGENARLSALRDKLISGLLEIPRSRLTGPRENRLPGAASFVFECIEGESILLRLDAAGICSSSGSACSSASLDPSHVLLAIGLPHEIAHGSVRLTLGRENTEEDVDYMLREIPKVVAGLRAMSPLWDAES from the coding sequence ATGCCGAAATTTGTCTATGCGGACCACGCGGCCACCACGGCCCTGTCCGATACGGCCCTCAGGGCCATGACCCCCTACTTCCAGCAGCAGTACGGCAACCCCTCCAGCCTCTACCGCTTCGCCCAGGACGCCAAGGCGGAGCTGGAGCGGGCCCGGGCGGACGTGGCGGCGTGCCTGAACGCCCGTCCGGAGGAGATCTTCTTCACCTCCGGCGGCACCGAGGCGGACAACTGGGCCGTGCGCGGCGTGCTGGAGGCCAGGGCCAAGAAGGGCAGGCACGTCATCTCCTCCGCAATCGAGCACCACGCCATCCTCCACACCCTCCAGTACCTGGAGAAGCAGGGCCTGTGCGAGGTGAGCTGGATCCCCGTGGACGGGGAGGGGCGGGTGGACCCCGCCGCCGTCCGGGCGGCACTCCGGCCCGACACGGTGCTCATCTCCGTGATGGCGGCCAACAACGAGATCGGCACCATCGAGCCGGTGGCCGAGATCGGCGCCATCGCCCGGGAGGCCGGTGTGCTCTTCCACACCGACGCGGTGCAGGCCGTAGGCCATATCCCGGTGGATGTGGAGGCCTGGAACTGCGATCTCCTCTCCCTGTCGGCCCACAAGTTCCACGGCCCCCGGGGCGTGGGGGCCCTCTACGTGCGCAAGCCCCTGCGCCTGCCGCCCCTGATCCACGGCGGCGGGCAGGAGAAGGGCCGCCGCTCCGGCACCGAGAACCTGGCCGGCATCATCGGCATGGCCGCCGCCCTCAGGGAGGCGGTGGAGCAGATGGACGGGGAGAACGCCCGCCTGAGCGCCCTGCGGGATAAGCTCATCAGCGGCCTGCTGGAGATCCCCCGCTCCCGGCTCACCGGCCCCAGGGAGAACCGCCTGCCCGGCGCGGCCTCCTTCGTGTTCGAGTGCATCGAGGGGGAGTCCATCCTCCTGCGGCTGGACGCGGCGGGGATCTGCTCCTCCTCCGGCTCCGCCTGTTCCTCGGCCTCCCTGGACCCCTCCCACGTGCTGCTGGCCATCGGCCTGCCCCACGAGATCGCCCACGGCTCGGTGCGCCTGACCCTGGGCAGGGAGAACACCGAGGAGGACGTGGACTATATGCTGCGGGAAATCCCCAAGGTGGTGGCAGGGCTGCGGGCCATGTCCCCCCTGTGGGACGCGGAATCTTGA
- a CDS encoding AI-2E family transporter translates to MDKKLFRSILMIITYAVLLVLVIIKFDEIMKLGGFTLGLFKPVFIGFAIAFVLNKPCRAFCSLFDRGLRKTRAASLARPLAVAASYLMLILIISGIFSFVLPKLVESIQIFVNSLGGYIANLQSWADALVERFHLDALETLDFSSLDETIKKLMNGALTALSSAAPALAAFTGGVISVVVTLVLAIVFSIYMLSGQEKLLSQSRRVLRAYVPARPAGAILDVVHLTADTFTRFVTGQLIEACILGGLCALGMLFIQADYAPLVGVIIGASALIPVAGAYIGAILSAFLLVMVSPVKALIFLIFLVVLQQIEGNVIYPRVVGTSIGLPGIWVLAAVTVGGGLFGLLGILVSVPIASVLYTLLRRDVHRRLGEA, encoded by the coding sequence ATGGACAAGAAGCTCTTCCGAAGTATACTGATGATCATCACCTATGCGGTTCTTCTGGTGCTGGTGATCATCAAGTTCGATGAAATCATGAAGCTTGGGGGCTTCACCCTGGGGCTGTTCAAGCCGGTGTTCATCGGCTTCGCCATCGCCTTCGTGCTCAACAAGCCGTGCAGGGCCTTCTGCTCCCTCTTTGACCGGGGGCTGCGGAAAACCCGCGCCGCCTCCCTGGCCCGGCCCCTGGCGGTGGCCGCCTCCTACCTGATGCTCATCCTGATCATCTCCGGCATCTTCTCCTTCGTGCTGCCCAAGCTGGTGGAGAGCATCCAGATCTTCGTCAACAGCCTGGGGGGATATATCGCCAACCTCCAGTCCTGGGCCGACGCGCTGGTGGAGCGCTTCCACCTGGACGCGCTGGAGACCCTGGACTTCTCCAGCCTGGACGAGACCATCAAAAAGCTGATGAACGGCGCGCTCACCGCCCTGTCCAGCGCGGCCCCCGCCCTGGCCGCCTTTACGGGCGGGGTCATCTCGGTGGTGGTGACCCTGGTGCTGGCCATCGTGTTCTCCATCTACATGCTCTCCGGGCAGGAGAAGCTGCTCTCCCAGAGCCGCCGCGTGCTGAGGGCCTACGTCCCCGCCCGCCCCGCCGGGGCCATCCTGGACGTGGTGCACCTGACGGCGGACACCTTCACCCGCTTTGTCACCGGCCAGCTCATTGAGGCCTGCATCCTGGGCGGCCTGTGCGCCCTGGGTATGCTCTTCATCCAGGCCGACTACGCCCCCCTGGTGGGCGTGATCATCGGCGCCTCCGCCCTTATCCCCGTGGCGGGGGCCTATATCGGGGCCATCCTGTCCGCCTTCCTGCTGGTGATGGTCTCCCCGGTGAAGGCGCTGATCTTCCTGATTTTCCTGGTCGTCCTCCAGCAGATCGAGGGCAACGTCATCTACCCCCGGGTGGTGGGCACCTCCATCGGCCTGCCCGGCATCTGGGTGCTGGCCGCCGTCACCGTGGGCGGCGGGCTCTTCGGCCTGCTGGGCATCCTGGTCAGCGTGCCCATCGCCTCGGTGCTCTACACCCTCCTGCGGCGGGACGTGCACCGCCGCCTGGGCGAGGCATAG
- a CDS encoding TetR family transcriptional regulator, with amino-acid sequence MNTPNNSRRRESRRRIEGAFVKLLQDQDFSRLTVTNICKAAGVNRTTFYANYLDVCDLAEAVQKRLEEEVLGLYRDERENKYNSNDFLKLFRHIKENQLFYETYFKLGMDGRFQITEYDTGQAAEYFDNRHIEYHMEFFRSGLTAILKMWLNNGCRESPEELFDILSQEYGRRGG; translated from the coding sequence ATGAACACACCCAATAACAGCCGCAGACGGGAGTCGCGCAGGCGCATTGAGGGGGCGTTTGTGAAGCTACTGCAGGATCAGGACTTCAGCCGGCTCACCGTCACCAACATCTGCAAGGCGGCGGGGGTGAACCGCACCACCTTCTACGCCAACTACCTCGACGTGTGCGATCTGGCCGAGGCCGTGCAGAAGCGGCTGGAGGAGGAGGTGCTGGGGCTCTACCGGGACGAGCGGGAGAACAAGTACAACAGCAACGACTTTTTAAAGCTCTTCCGCCATATTAAGGAGAACCAGCTCTTTTACGAGACCTACTTCAAGCTGGGGATGGACGGCCGGTTTCAGATCACCGAGTACGACACCGGGCAGGCCGCGGAGTATTTCGATAACCGCCACATCGAGTACCACATGGAGTTTTTCCGCAGCGGGCTCACCGCGATCCTCAAGATGTGGCTGAACAACGGCTGCCGGGAGTCGCCGGAGGAGCTGTTCGACATCCTCTCCCAGGAGTACGGGCGCCGCGGAGGCTGA